TTCGACAGGGTGACGATGTCCGGGGTGATGCCCGCCTCCTCGAAGGAGAAGAAGGCACCGGTGCGGCCGCAGCCCATCTGGATGTCGTCGACGATGAGCAGCATGTCCTGGCGCCGGCACAGATCGGCCAGCGCGCGGAGCCACTCGGCGCTGGCGACGTTGATGCCGCCCTCGCCCTGCACGGTCTCGACGATGACCGCGGCGGGCTTGTTCAGCCCCGACCCCTGGTCCTCGAGCAGCCGCTCGAACCAGAGGAAGTCCTGGACCTGGCCGTCCAGGTAGTTGTCGAACGGCATCGGGGTGCCGTGGACCAGCGGGACGCCGGCGCCGGCGCGCTTGAAGGCGTTGCCGGTCACGGCGAGGGAGCCGAGCGACATCCCGTGGAAGGCGTTGGTGAAGGAGACGATCGCCTCACGGCCCTTCACCTTCCGGGCCAGCTTCAGCGCCGCCTCGACGGCGTTGGTTCCGGTCGGGCCGGGGAACATCACCTTGTACGGCAGGTCACGCGGCCGCAGCACGACGTTCTGGAAGGTCTCCAGGAAGGCGCGCTTGGCGGTCGTCGCCATGTCCAGGCCGTGGGTGATGCCGTCGCGCTCCAGGTAGTCCAGCAGCGCGCGTTTCAGTACGGGGTTGTTGTGGCCGTAGTTGAGTGATCCGGCGCCGGCGAAGAAGTCCAGGTAGGTGTGACCGTCCTCGTCGGTGAGGCGTGCGCCCTGCGCGCGGTCGAACACTGCGGGCCAACCGCGGCAGTAGCTGCGCACCTCCGACTCCAGGGTCTCGAAGACACTCAGGGCGGGCGGGGTGATCGTCACAGCGTTTCACTCCTGATAGGGGGTGGACGGAGCTGGGATGCGGGTCGTGCGGTGGTCGCGCCGGGCGGGCCGGAGCCGGCCCTGCGCGGAAAGTGGGGTCCGGGATCGGCCGGTCCACCGGTCTCAGTCGCCGATGGGGCCGATGCGGTACAGCACCTCGGGCTCGTGTCCCCCGTCGGGGAAGAGCCCGCCGTCGAACAGGACCTCGCGGTCCAGTGACGCGCCGTGCCGGGCCGCGTAGGAGGTGAAGAGGCGGTCCGAGGCGGTGTTGTCCGGAGTGACGGTCGTCTCGACCGCGCGGACTCCGTGCGGGACGACTCGGTGGGTGAGCGCGTCGAGGAGCGTGCCGGCCAGTCCGCGGCCGCGGTGATCCCCGTCGACGGCGACCTGCCAGACGACCAGCACGTCAGGCCGCTCGGGCCGGATGTAGCCGGTGACGAAGGCGATCGGCTCACCGTCCGGGCCGCGGGCCACCACGGAGGTCGCGGCGAAATCGCGGCACCACAGCAAATAGCTGTACGAGGAGTTGAGGTCCAGGACCTCGGAGTCGCGGGCGATACGCCAGATGGCGGCTCCGTCCTCCACGCTCGGGCTGTCGATGCTCAATGCGGTGGTCATGCGGATTGAATTTACCGAGCAAATTCGTAAATTGCATCGTGGAGAGGGGTTGGCAGAGCTCGATGTGTGTGCTATCACGCGGGCGCGCGCACTGGCGCGAGCCGAGGGCGAACTCTGCGTATTTGACCGGGAGTTATCGGACATAAAAACATCTGTGTGGTGTCCGTCACACAGATGTAATGCCCGTGGAACGACCTCGGGATCGCGTGGGAACTCATGCGTTTAGGGTCCGAAAAAGCGGGCAGACGAATGCAGGGCGCCACTCGCGATAAATGCAGTTCCCCATGCATTCATTTAATAGTGCGCTGTTTATTTCTCGGTGAGATCGAGAGGAAGTCGGGGGAATTGGCTCTGCCGGGTTTCCGCGACCGCGCGGCGGGCGCCGACGGCATCCGCGCATGGCCGTGTTCGACGGGCGCCGTCCCCGGCGCGGTGAGTGAGGAGGGCGTCACGCCCCGGCGCGGTGAGTGAGGAGGGCGGCGACCCGTCGCCCGACGGCCGCGAAGTGCGCGGCGGTCAGCGGGGTCGGGGCCGGGTGCGGATGGGGCGCGGCGGTGCTCGCTCCGCTCGGATGGGTGTCCGGTGGTCTCCTCGGTCGAGGGTGGGCCGGGGCTCGTAGAGTGCTCGGCATGAGCGATGACGCGGTGCTGCATGTCAAGGGGCGGGTGCTCGTCGGGCCGGACGACGTACAGGACGAGCTGTGGGTGGTCGGCGGCCGCGTCACCTACCGGCGCCCGGCCGCCGGGGACGTCCGCACCGTCCGGGGCTGGGCGCTCCCCGGCCTGGTCGACGCCCACTGCCACGTCGGGCTCGACCGGCACGGCGCGGTGGACGAGGCGACCAGCGAGAAGCAGGCGCTGACCGACCGCGACGCGGGCACCCTCCTCATCCGCGACGCCGGATCTGCCGCGGACACCCGCTGGATCGACGACCGCGAGGACCTCCCGAGGATCATCCGCGCCGGTCGGCACATCGCCCGCACCCGCCGCTACATCCGCAACTACGCCCACGAGATCGAGCCGGAGGACCTCGTCGCCTACGTGGCTCGGGAGGCCCGGCGCGGCGACGGCTGGGTCAAGCTCGTCGGCGACTGGATCGACCGGGAGGCCGGCGACCTCACCGCCTGCTGGCCGCGCGGCGCCGTCGAGGCCGCCATCGCCGAGGCGCACCGCCTCGGTGCCAGGGTCACCGCGCACTGCTTCGCCGAGGACTCGCTGCGCGACCTCGTCGAGGCGGGCATCGACTGCATCGAGCACGCCACGGGACTGACCGATGACCTGATCCCGCTCTTCGCCGAGCGCGGTGTGGCCATCGTCCCGACGCTCGTCAACATCGCCACCTTCCCGGAGCTCGCGGTCGGCGGCGAGAGCAAGTTCCCGCGCTGGGCGGACCATATGCGACGGCTCCACGAGCGCCGGTACGACACCGTCCGCTCGGCCTGGGACGCGGGCATCCCCGTCTACGTCGGCACCGACGCGGGCGGCTCCCTGCCGCACGGGCTCGTCGCCGCCGAAGTCGCCGAGTTGGTCGAGGCGGGCATCCCGGCGGTGGACGCGCTCTCCGCGACCGCCTGGCGCGCCCGGAGCTGGCTCGGCCGGCCGGGTCTGGAGGAAGGCGCACCGGCGGACCTGGTCGTGTACGACAGCGACCCGAGGGCGGACGTACGGGTGCTGGCGGCGCCCCGGACGGTGGTCATGCGGGGACGCGTCGTCGGTTGACGGACCGTGACGCGGGCCGGCGCCGGCCGTTGAACCCCTTCGGTTTCGGTTCGCCCCGCGTTGCGCGTCATCCGGGAGCCGACCGGAATGCGCCCTTCGCGCCCACCCTGCGGGGGACTCGAAGGGAACGCCCGTGCCCCGGTAATCGAATGCGGGCACGGAAACATCACTTTGGAGTGAACTCACCCCAGGTGTCGGACGGTTCACTCTCGGTGCGTAAGTATTCCGGTGTTCCCGGTCGCCGCCGCCCCGCACGGTCCCTGTCGCGGGCGTGCGGCGACGTCGTGTCTCCCGTGGGGGTTCCACCACCGTGAAGAGCAACACCTTCCGCATGCCCGTACGCCGCTCGACGGCCGCGGTGGTCGCCGCCACGCTGGCCGTCGGGCCCGTGGCGCTCGCCGCCCCGGCCCGGGCGGCGGGCGGCGGCGACGGACGGTCGAGCGCGGTCGTCCTCCGGACCGGCCTGGACGTCTCGCTGCTCAACAAGAGCGTCCAGGTACCGCTGAAGACGTCCCTCAACGAGGTCCAGGCGCCCGCGAGCGCCGAGAAGACCGCGCTGGCCGTCCAACTCGAAGGTGTCGACCAGGGCAGGCCGTTCAACGTGCTGCAGGCCGAGGTGGCGAGCGCGAAGGCCTCCGCGGACAGGGACAGCGCGGAGGGCCGTGTGGAACTCGCGCACGCCAAGGTGCACGTGCCGGGGCTGCCGCGGCTCTCCCTCGTCGAGATCGGCCAGGTCACGGCGGAGGCGGTCTGCGAAGTGGGGAAGAAGCCGCTCGCCCGGTCCAACCTGCTCGGTTCCGTCACGGTGCTCGGCAGGAAGACCACGCTGTCCACGGGCGGCCCGACCGAGGTCGAGGTGCCCGGCGTCGGCGTCGTCACCCTCGACCTGTCCCGTACCGGCACGACCTCGCGCACGGCCGCGGCCACGGCGCTCGAACTCAAGCTCTCCGTCAACCCGCTGAAGCTGAACGTCGCAGAG
The genomic region above belongs to Streptomyces marianii and contains:
- the ectB gene encoding diaminobutyrate--2-oxoglutarate transaminase, producing MTITPPALSVFETLESEVRSYCRGWPAVFDRAQGARLTDEDGHTYLDFFAGAGSLNYGHNNPVLKRALLDYLERDGITHGLDMATTAKRAFLETFQNVVLRPRDLPYKVMFPGPTGTNAVEAALKLARKVKGREAIVSFTNAFHGMSLGSLAVTGNAFKRAGAGVPLVHGTPMPFDNYLDGQVQDFLWFERLLEDQGSGLNKPAAVIVETVQGEGGINVASAEWLRALADLCRRQDMLLIVDDIQMGCGRTGAFFSFEEAGITPDIVTLSKSISGYGLPMSLCLFNPELDLWEPGEHNGTFRGNNPAFVTAAAALDTYWADGQMEKQTIARGEQAEQALLGICDENSALGAHYRGRGLVWGLEFTDKSRASAVCARAFDLGLLLETSGPESEVVKLLPPLTVTPEELDEGLRTLARAVRETA
- the ectA gene encoding diaminobutyrate acetyltransferase — its product is MTTALSIDSPSVEDGAAIWRIARDSEVLDLNSSYSYLLWCRDFAATSVVARGPDGEPIAFVTGYIRPERPDVLVVWQVAVDGDHRGRGLAGTLLDALTHRVVPHGVRAVETTVTPDNTASDRLFTSYAARHGASLDREVLFDGGLFPDGGHEPEVLYRIGPIGD
- a CDS encoding amidohydrolase family protein, which translates into the protein MSDDAVLHVKGRVLVGPDDVQDELWVVGGRVTYRRPAAGDVRTVRGWALPGLVDAHCHVGLDRHGAVDEATSEKQALTDRDAGTLLIRDAGSAADTRWIDDREDLPRIIRAGRHIARTRRYIRNYAHEIEPEDLVAYVAREARRGDGWVKLVGDWIDREAGDLTACWPRGAVEAAIAEAHRLGARVTAHCFAEDSLRDLVEAGIDCIEHATGLTDDLIPLFAERGVAIVPTLVNIATFPELAVGGESKFPRWADHMRRLHERRYDTVRSAWDAGIPVYVGTDAGGSLPHGLVAAEVAELVEAGIPAVDALSATAWRARSWLGRPGLEEGAPADLVVYDSDPRADVRVLAAPRTVVMRGRVVG
- a CDS encoding SCO1860 family LAETG-anchored protein, with the protein product MKSNTFRMPVRRSTAAVVAATLAVGPVALAAPARAAGGGDGRSSAVVLRTGLDVSLLNKSVQVPLKTSLNEVQAPASAEKTALAVQLEGVDQGRPFNVLQAEVASAKASADRDSAEGRVELAHAKVHVPGLPRLSLVEIGQVTAEAVCEVGKKPLARSNLLGSVTVLGRKTTLSTGGPTEVEVPGVGVVTLDLSRTGTTSRTAAATALELKLSVNPLKLNVAEVDGTLTLAEATCETPSGESVDERPVATAPDVRPRIGGEEAKPPATDGLAATGGDASIPWFAAGSVVLLAAGGGAVALARRRA